From Gemmatimonadaceae bacterium, the proteins below share one genomic window:
- the secA gene encoding preprotein translocase subunit SecA — translation MLKSLIGAVFGTRHERERKRIQPILDEIEVQGRRVAELRDDELRAQTEKFRGIIAERTAELRAQIADLKARKHAAEDSDERDRLDVELAGPDGQGGAEKAYRSTIAEVLDELLPEAFATVREAARRLVGSTVKVTGQDLTWDMVHYDVQLIGGIQLHLGRIAEMATGEGKTLVATLPLYLNALPGRGAHLVTVNSYLARRDSQWMGYLYQWLGLTVGCLDDTEPGSPERHAAYGCDITYGTNNEFGFDYLRDNMVVALDQRVQREHVYAIVDEVDSVLIDEARTPLIISGPVGKDGDLQYAQHNAAVSRLVRRQTELANDLVARGEKALAAEDRDAAALALYKARLGSPKNKRLLKALQETGVKQLVLNMELAHLADRKLSAAKQQYRDLEDDLLFVLDEKGHSVHLTDKGVDFLSPNSHDDFVLPDISTEIGRIEKDHELDAAAKLEARRAIERQYAERSETLNIVHQLLRAHALYEKDVNYVVQEGQVLIVDEFTGRTMPGRRWSEGLHQAVEAKEGVQVKGETQTLATITIQNYFRLFEKLAGMTGTAETEETEFFQIYGLEVSVIPTNKPIIRDDRQDLVYKTRREKYNGIVEETRRLHELGFPVLVGTTSVEASETLSRMFQRGGLTHNVLNAKYHQREAEIVALAGQPGAITIATNMAGRGTDIKLGTGVRESKPSMVNDVDGKPQAVTEIGGLHIIGSERHESRRIDRQLRGRAGRQGDPGSSQFFLSLEDDLMRLFGSDRIARLMDGLGAQEGEVLTHALITRSIEQAQKRVELQNFQSRKRLLDYDDVMNQQREVIYSLRSFALEGGEELKGEAEKMVSSAVSRRIETSLAEYETVEDWDVELVRQDLMMQYLLRVPCWEPDGIRPASVAEAQKVSADAALVAFHEKYASLTEYASRLLSLVMLNVLDEKWKDHLYDLDQLRAAIGYRSWGQKDPLVEYKQEAFSMFEDLMRDIQHTFAERFLKVQLVFEPPPRPQPPANTQTNAGQFDSMGMAPGALPPAEDPKVVGAGRGVRSLEPNAPPAVGGAGTPTDNGNRGRPPSEYANVGRNDPCPCGSGKKFKKCHGA, via the coding sequence ATGTTGAAGAGCTTGATCGGGGCCGTCTTCGGCACCCGCCACGAACGCGAACGCAAGCGCATCCAGCCCATCCTCGACGAGATCGAGGTGCAGGGGCGCCGCGTGGCCGAGCTGCGCGATGACGAGCTGCGCGCGCAGACGGAGAAGTTCCGCGGCATCATCGCCGAACGCACGGCGGAACTGCGCGCGCAGATCGCGGACCTCAAGGCGCGGAAGCACGCCGCCGAGGACTCCGACGAGCGCGACCGTCTCGACGTCGAGCTGGCGGGCCCCGATGGCCAGGGTGGCGCCGAGAAGGCGTACCGCTCCACGATCGCCGAGGTGCTGGACGAGCTGTTGCCCGAGGCCTTTGCCACGGTGCGCGAGGCCGCGCGGCGTCTCGTGGGCTCCACGGTGAAGGTGACGGGACAGGACCTCACCTGGGACATGGTGCACTACGACGTGCAGCTGATTGGCGGTATCCAGCTGCACCTCGGACGCATCGCGGAAATGGCGACGGGCGAAGGCAAGACGCTGGTCGCCACGCTGCCACTGTACCTGAACGCGTTGCCGGGGCGCGGGGCGCACCTGGTGACGGTAAACTCCTACCTCGCGCGCCGCGACTCGCAGTGGATGGGCTACCTCTACCAGTGGCTGGGCCTGACGGTCGGCTGCCTCGACGACACCGAGCCCGGCTCGCCGGAGCGGCACGCTGCCTACGGCTGCGACATCACCTACGGCACGAACAACGAGTTCGGCTTCGACTACCTGCGCGACAACATGGTCGTCGCGCTGGACCAGCGGGTGCAGCGGGAGCACGTGTACGCCATCGTCGACGAAGTGGACTCGGTCCTGATCGACGAGGCCCGCACGCCGCTGATCATCTCGGGGCCCGTCGGCAAGGACGGCGACCTGCAGTACGCGCAGCACAACGCGGCCGTGTCGCGCCTCGTCCGTCGCCAGACCGAACTGGCCAACGACCTGGTCGCCCGCGGTGAGAAGGCCCTCGCCGCAGAGGACCGGGATGCCGCGGCGCTCGCGCTCTACAAGGCGCGGCTCGGCAGCCCGAAGAACAAGCGCCTGCTGAAGGCGCTGCAGGAGACGGGCGTGAAGCAGCTCGTCCTCAACATGGAGCTCGCGCACCTTGCCGACCGCAAGCTCTCCGCGGCCAAGCAGCAGTATCGTGATCTCGAGGATGACCTCCTCTTCGTGCTCGACGAGAAGGGCCATTCGGTGCACCTCACCGACAAGGGCGTCGACTTCCTCTCGCCCAACTCGCACGACGACTTCGTGCTGCCGGACATCTCCACCGAGATCGGCCGCATCGAGAAGGACCACGAGCTCGATGCCGCCGCCAAGCTGGAGGCGCGGCGCGCAATCGAGCGCCAGTACGCCGAACGCTCCGAGACGCTGAACATCGTCCACCAGCTGCTGCGCGCGCACGCCCTCTACGAGAAGGACGTGAACTACGTGGTGCAGGAAGGGCAGGTGCTCATCGTCGATGAGTTCACCGGCCGCACGATGCCGGGCCGCCGCTGGTCCGAGGGGCTGCACCAGGCAGTGGAGGCCAAGGAAGGCGTGCAGGTGAAGGGCGAGACACAGACCCTGGCCACCATCACGATCCAGAACTACTTCCGCCTCTTCGAGAAGCTGGCCGGCATGACCGGCACCGCCGAGACCGAGGAGACGGAGTTCTTCCAGATCTACGGCCTCGAAGTCTCGGTCATCCCGACGAACAAGCCGATCATCCGCGACGATCGCCAGGACCTCGTCTACAAGACGCGGCGCGAGAAGTACAACGGCATTGTCGAGGAGACGCGGCGCCTGCACGAACTGGGCTTCCCGGTGCTGGTCGGTACGACGAGCGTCGAGGCGTCGGAGACGCTCTCGCGCATGTTCCAGCGTGGCGGGCTCACGCACAACGTACTGAACGCCAAGTACCACCAGCGCGAGGCCGAGATCGTGGCGCTGGCGGGCCAGCCGGGCGCGATCACGATCGCGACGAACATGGCCGGCCGCGGAACCGACATCAAACTCGGCACCGGCGTGCGCGAGTCGAAGCCGAGCATGGTCAACGACGTGGACGGCAAGCCGCAGGCCGTGACGGAGATCGGCGGCCTGCACATCATCGGCTCCGAGCGCCACGAGTCGCGGCGCATCGACCGCCAGTTGCGCGGCCGTGCCGGCCGCCAGGGCGACCCCGGTTCGTCGCAGTTCTTCCTCTCGCTCGAGGACGACCTGATGCGGCTCTTCGGGTCGGACCGCATCGCCCGCCTGATGGACGGGCTCGGCGCGCAGGAAGGCGAGGTGCTCACGCACGCGCTCATCACGCGCTCTATCGAGCAGGCCCAGAAGCGCGTCGAGCTGCAGAACTTCCAGTCGCGCAAGCGACTGCTGGACTACGACGACGTGATGAACCAGCAGCGCGAGGTGATCTACTCGCTGCGGTCCTTTGCGTTGGAGGGCGGCGAGGAGCTCAAGGGCGAGGCCGAGAAGATGGTCTCCTCGGCGGTCTCGCGGCGCATCGAGACCTCGCTGGCCGAGTACGAGACGGTTGAGGACTGGGACGTCGAGCTCGTCCGCCAGGACCTGATGATGCAGTACCTGCTGCGCGTGCCTTGCTGGGAGCCGGACGGCATCCGGCCGGCCAGCGTGGCCGAGGCCCAGAAGGTCAGCGCCGACGCGGCCCTGGTCGCCTTCCACGAGAAGTACGCCTCGCTCACAGAGTACGCCTCGCGGCTGCTCTCGCTGGTGATGCTCAACGTGCTGGACGAGAAGTGGAAGGACCACCTCTACGACCTCGACCAGCTCCGCGCCGCCATCGGCTACCGCTCCTGGGGCCAGAAGGACCCGCTGGTGGAGTACAAGCAGGAAGCGTTCTCGATGTTCGAGGACCTGATGCGCGACATCCAGCACACCTTTGCGGAGCGTTTCCTCAAGGTGCAGTTGGTGTTCGAGCCGCCGCCGCGTCCGCAGCCCCCGGCGAACACGCAGACGAATGCTGGCCAGTTCGACTCGATGGGGATGGCGCCTGGCGCCCTGCCGCCGGCCGAGGACCCGAAGGTCGTGGGCGCGGGGCGCGGGGTGCGCTCGCTGGAGCCGAATGCGCCGCCAGCGGTCGGCGGGGCGGGCACGCCAACGGACAACGGCAATCGCGGCCGGCCGCCGTCCGAGTACGCCAACGTGGGGCGCAACGATCCCTGTCCCTGCGGCAGCGGCAAGAAGTTCAAGAAGTGCCACGGCGCCTAG